A single region of the Glycine max cultivar Williams 82 chromosome 20, Glycine_max_v4.0, whole genome shotgun sequence genome encodes:
- the LOC100804366 gene encoding serine/threonine protein phosphatase 2A regulatory subunit B''beta, whose translation MDVEETEKLVSLDPDLLLLPEVSPFALKSSPYVVEELFTQWLSLPDTCRLVKSLLADAKAGARLSALENSTNTNALSINSLPSLFPAGSTPPLSPRSSSGSPRTTKQRNSPSLGSPLKLASEPVREREVIPQFYFKNGRPPPSEMKEHFIYQIDSRFYGHLDGLQLHEFKSVTKELCKLPSFFSTALFKKIDVNFTGSITRDQFIDYWIRGNMLAMDLPTQIYTILKQPYRTYLVQDDFKPVLRELLSTHPGLEFLQTTPEFQERYAETVIHRIFYYMNRSGNGRLTLRELKRGNLIDAILHVDEEEDINKVLRYFSYEHFYVIYCKFWELDTDHDFFIDRENLIKYGNHSLTYRIVDRIFSQVPRKFTSKIEGKMNYEDFVYFILAEEDKSSEPSLEYWFKCIDLDGNGVLTPNEMQFFYEEQLHRMECMAQEPVLFEDILCQIVDMIGPENEGYITLRDVKGSKLSGNVFNILFNLNKFITFETRDPFLIRQEREDPNLTEWDRFAHREYIRLSMEEDGEDMSNASGDVWEESLEAPF comes from the exons ATGGATGTGGAGGAAACTGAGAAGTTGGTGTCTTTGGACCCAGATTTGTTGCTGCTTCCGGAGGTGTCTCCTTTTGCACTGAAATCGAGTCCTTACGTTGTTGAGGAGCTATTCACACAGTGGCTTTCGCTTCCAGATACTTGTCGCCTG GTTAAGTCATTGCTTGCTGATGCAAAGGCAGGAGCTCGTTTGAGTGCACTTGAGAACTCAACAAATACAAATGCTCTGTCAATCAACTCTCTACCTTCCTTGTTTCCTGCTGGGAGTACACCACCACTTTCACCACGCAGCTCATCTGGTTCCCCACGTACCACAAAACAGAGAAATAGTCCTTCATTAGGATCTCCACTAAAATTAGCCAGTGAACCTGTAAGGGAGAGGGAGGTCATTCCgcag TTCTACTTCAAAAATGGCCGTCCACCTCCAAGTGAAATGAAAGAGCATTTCATTTATCAAATTGATAGTAGATTTTATGGTCATTTGGATGGTCTACAATTACATG aattTAAGTCTGTTACAAAAGAGCTCTGCAAACTTCCCTCATTTTTCTCCACTGCTCTTTTCAAAAAGATTGATGTCAATTTTACTGGATCCATAACAAG GGATCAATTTATAGACTATTGGATTCGGGGCAATATGTTAGCTATGGATTTACCCACACAAATATATACCATACTGAAGCAACCATATCGAACATACCTTGTACAG GATGATTTCAAACCTGTCCTGAGGGAACTATTGTCTACTCATCCTGGATTGGAGTTTTTGCAAACCACGCCTGAATTTCAGGAAAGATATG CTGAGACTGTCATACACAGAATATTTTACTACATGAATAGATCAGGAAATGGCCGACTTACACTGAGGGAATTGAAACGTGGGAACCTAATTGATGCAATACTACATGTAGATGAGGAAGAGGATATTAACAAAGTACTGAG GTACTTCTCATATGAGCATTTTTATGTCATTTACTGCAAATTTTGGGAGCTCGACACAGATCATGACTTTTTCATTGATAGAGAGAACCTTATTAAATATGGGAACCATTCTCTTACCTATCGGATTGTTGATAGAATTTTTTCCCAG GTTCCAAGGAAATTTACCAGTAAAATTGAAGGGAAGATGAACTATGaagattttgtttattttatacttgCCGAGGAAGATAAGTCATCCGAACCTAGTCTCGAATACTG gTTCAAATGCATTGATTTGGATGGAAATGGAGTGCTGACACCTAATGAAATGCAGTTCTTTTATGAGGAGCAGTTGCATCGGATGGAGTGCATGGCCCAAGAGCCTGTGCTGTTTGAAGATATATTGTGTCAGATTGTGGATATGATTGGACCAGAG AATGAGGGATATATCACATTACGAGATGTTAAAGGCAGTAAACTTTCTGGAAATGTTTTCAATATTCTTTTCAATCTCAACAAGTTTATTACTTTCGAGACTCGTGATCCATTTCTCATACGTCAg GAACGTGAGGATCCAAATTTGACAGAGTGGGATCGTTTTGCACATAGAGAGTATATTAGGCTTTCCATGGAAGAAGATGGTGAAGATATGTCAAATGCCAGTGGAGATGTCTGGGAAGAATCACTTGAGGCCCCTTTCTGA
- the LOC100783327 gene encoding 14 kDa proline-rich protein DC2.15 has translation MCVFVALNVVVFFAVVSGCDKCSAVTNTSVDTTVVITATTTLSSDVGCPRNVLKLGVCSSILNGWMNFTTGLPPETQCCSAIADLYGLEVAVCLCTALKANIMGINLGIPISFTKLINTCDKKVPNGFICG, from the coding sequence ATGTGTGTTTTTGTGGCACTTAATGTTGTTGTGTTCTTTGCAGTTGTATCTGGATGTGATAAGTGCTCAGCCGTGACAAACACGAGTGTCGATACTACTGTAGTTATTACTGCTACAACTACTCTCTCGTCCGATGTGGGGTGTCCTCGTAACGTGCTCAAACTAGGTGTGTGCTCAAGTATTCTAAATGGGTGGATGAATTTTACGACAGGTCTACCCCCAGAGACACAATGTTGCTCCGCAATCGCAGACCTTTATGGCTTAGAAGTTGCAGTGTGCCTTTGCACTGCCCTGAAAGCAAACATTATGGGTATCAACCTCGGTATTCCCATTTCCTTTACCAAGCTTATCAACACTTGCGATAAGAAAGTTCCAAATGGTTTCATATGTGGCTGA